A region of Candidatus Cloacimonadaceae bacterium DNA encodes the following proteins:
- the trmB gene encoding tRNA (guanosine(46)-N7)-methyltransferase TrmB, producing MLSDRTFFELEAKETHLCFASIFGNDNPVYIEIGSGKGEFISQYPRLHPEWNFLGFEVRGKRINNILKKLDPKLNANVRIIRQLIDSAITKIIPPESVHGVFVQHPDPWPKKKHHKRRLIQQDFLDALASILISGAQVQVSTDHDEYANWIAEEFCLNPNFLCLHDQPIQSTPSLDIHIVTWFEQEQKRLGFEPNFMLFQKI from the coding sequence ATGCTTAGCGATCGCACCTTTTTTGAGCTCGAAGCCAAAGAGACACACTTATGTTTCGCGTCCATCTTCGGAAACGACAACCCTGTCTACATCGAGATCGGCAGCGGCAAAGGCGAATTCATCTCCCAATACCCGCGCTTACACCCAGAGTGGAATTTCCTCGGTTTTGAAGTGCGGGGAAAACGCATCAACAATATCCTGAAAAAGCTTGATCCGAAATTGAACGCCAACGTCCGCATCATCCGGCAGCTGATCGATTCAGCCATCACCAAGATTATCCCTCCGGAATCCGTTCACGGAGTGTTTGTCCAGCATCCCGATCCCTGGCCCAAGAAAAAACATCATAAACGCAGATTGATCCAACAGGATTTTCTGGACGCACTGGCATCGATCCTGATCTCCGGTGCGCAGGTTCAGGTCTCCACAGATCACGATGAATACGCAAACTGGATCGCGGAGGAATTTTGTCTTAACCCCAATTTCCTCTGTCTTCATGATCAACCTATTCAGAGTACTCCCTCTCTCGATATTCATATCGTCACCTGGTTTGAACAGGAACAAAAACGCCTTGGATTCGAGCCAAACTTCATGCTCTTCCAAAAAATCTAA
- the ftsY gene encoding signal recognition particle-docking protein FtsY translates to MLSVMRNLRNKLAKTKNGFLGKIAEAIRLRGKVDECLIEEIEDILLRSDTGVEMTQLVIDRLKEAVRFHHITDAAEVQKHLEEYMQAVLLQDYSEETSLWDQINAKPYVIVFVGVNGVGKTTSIGKVAYHLQNRGKKVLIVAGDTFRAAAIEQLAIWAERANAAIIRSQQDADPAAVIYDGINSALARGYDVVLIDTAGRQHTKDKLMSELSKIDRTIKKLLPDAPHQCLLVVDATTGQNAISQATHFDKAIKLTGLILTKYDGTSKGGIIFNLKHKLHLPVKLIGVGETVEDLEVFRIEDFIRAFFSETPGSNQEENQ, encoded by the coding sequence ATGCTGAGTGTCATGCGAAACCTGAGAAATAAACTGGCAAAAACGAAAAACGGATTTTTGGGTAAGATCGCCGAAGCGATCCGATTGCGCGGCAAAGTGGACGAATGCCTGATCGAAGAGATTGAAGACATCCTGCTGCGCAGCGACACCGGGGTCGAAATGACTCAGTTGGTGATTGACCGCCTCAAAGAAGCCGTCCGGTTTCATCACATAACCGATGCCGCAGAAGTGCAAAAACATTTGGAAGAGTATATGCAGGCGGTTTTGCTGCAAGATTATAGCGAGGAAACGAGTCTCTGGGATCAGATCAATGCCAAGCCTTATGTGATCGTCTTCGTTGGCGTGAACGGAGTGGGGAAGACCACCAGTATCGGCAAGGTGGCATATCATCTTCAAAATAGAGGGAAAAAAGTGTTGATCGTTGCCGGAGACACTTTTCGCGCCGCGGCGATCGAACAGCTTGCCATTTGGGCAGAACGCGCCAATGCCGCAATAATCCGCTCTCAGCAGGATGCCGATCCTGCAGCGGTGATCTATGACGGTATCAATTCTGCGTTGGCACGCGGATACGACGTGGTGTTGATCGACACGGCGGGGCGTCAGCACACCAAGGACAAACTGATGTCCGAGCTGAGCAAGATCGACCGCACGATCAAAAAACTGCTCCCGGACGCACCTCATCAATGCCTTCTGGTAGTGGACGCCACCACCGGGCAAAACGCCATTTCTCAAGCGACCCATTTTGATAAAGCGATCAAACTTACCGGTTTGATTCTCACTAAGTATGACGGCACTTCCAAGGGCGGAATCATCTTCAACCTGAAACACAAGCTCCATCTTCCGGTGAAATTGATCGGGGTGGGCGAGACGGTCGAAGATCTCGAAGTCTTTAGGATCGAGGACTTTATCCGCGCTTTCTTTAGTGAAACCCCAGGTTCCAATCAGGAGGAAAACCAATGA